One stretch of Arachis duranensis cultivar V14167 chromosome 1, aradu.V14167.gnm2.J7QH, whole genome shotgun sequence DNA includes these proteins:
- the LOC107467864 gene encoding cell division protein FtsZ homolog 1, chloroplastic has translation MIPISNPTDMLSSSSYSIVNPIYHNVLPYSSSFTQRTCVSLNPKRMRRRFATTTCSYASIDNARIKVVGVGGGGNNAVNRMIGCGLHGVDFYAINTDAQALLQSAAENPIKIGEVLTRGLGTGGNPLLGEQAAEESKEAIANALKGSDLVFVTAGMGGGTGSGAAPVVARISKEAGYLTVGVVTYPFSFEGRKRSLQALEAIEKLQKNVDTLIVIPNDRLLDIADEHTPLQDAFRLADDVLRQGVQGISDIITIPGLVNVDFADVKAVMKDSGTAMLGVGVSSSKNRAEEAAEQATLAPLIGSSIQSATGVVYNITGGKDITLQEVNRVSQVVTSLADPSANIIFGAVVDDRYNGEIHVTIIATGFSQSFQKTLLTDPRAAKLLDRVPEGQESKAASPALKSSNSPSNVASRASLRKLFF, from the exons ATGATTCCAATTTCAAACCCCACTGATAtgctttcatcttcttcctATTCCATCGTCAATCCCATATATCACAATGTATTGCCTTACTCTTCTTCCTTCACTCAAAGAACTTGCGTTTCTCTGAACCCCAAACGCATGCGACGTCGTTTCGCGACCACCACCTGTTCCTACGCATCTATTGACAACGCCAGGATTAAGGttgttggtgttggtggtggtggcaaCAATGCCGTTAATCGCATGATCGGTTGCGGATTACAC GGTGTAGACTTTTATGCTATAAATACGGATGCACAGGCTCTATTGCAATCTGCAGCTGAGAATCCTATTAAAATCGGTGAAGTTCTTACACGCGGATTAG GTACTGGTGGGAATCCACTTTTGGGTGAACAAGCTGCTGAGGAATCGAAAGAAGCCATTGCTAATGCTCTTAAAGGCTCAGATTTAGTTTTTGTAACTGCTGGCATGGGTGGGGGAACAGGTTCTGGTGCTGCCCCGGTTGTGGCCCGGATATCAAAAGAGGCTGGTTACTTGACTGTAGGTGTTGTTACCTATCCCTTCAGCTTTGAAGGACGAAAAAGATCCTTGCAG GCACTAGAAGCCATTGAAAAGCTGCAGAAAAATGTGGATACACTTATAGTGATTCCAAATGACCGTCTTCTTGACATTGCTGATGAGCATACACCTCTTCAGGATGCTTTCCGTCTTGCAGATGATGTTCTACGTCAAGGAGTGCAGGGAATATCGGACATCATCACA ATACCTGGGCTTGTAAATGTGGATTTTGCTGATGTAAAAGCTGTGATGAAAGACTCTGGAACTGCAATGCTTGGGGTAGGTGTTTCCTCCAGCAAAAACCGCGCTGAAGAAGCCGCGGAACAGGCCACTTTGGCACCCTTGATCGGATCATCTATTCAATCAGCCACTGGGGTAGTGTATAACATTACTGGTGGAAAAGACATAACCCTGCAGGAAGTGAATAGAGTATCTCAG gtGGTGACAAGTTTAGCTGATCCGTCTGCCAATATCATATTTGGCGCTGTTGTCGATGATCGCTACAACGGGGAGATTCATGTGACCATCATTGCCACTGGCTTCTCACAGTCCTTTCAAAAGACATTACTAACGGATCCGAGGGCGGCAAAGCTGCTTGACAGAGTACCTGAGGGACAAGAAAGCAAGGCAGCGTCCCCTGCCCTTAAGTCCTCAAACTCACCGTCAAACGTTGCATCTAGAGCATCCCTACGAAAGCTCTTCTTCTAG